One region of Streptomyces davaonensis JCM 4913 genomic DNA includes:
- a CDS encoding TetR/AcrR family transcriptional regulator C-terminal domain-containing protein encodes MNTERRAPLDRRRVAATALELLNETGLHGLTLRAIAKELDVKAPALYWHFKDKQALLDEMATEMYRRMVAGADLDPADTWQERLLKSNRGLRTALLGYRDGAKVFSGSSFTGIEHAEQMEDNLHLFTTAGFTLSQAVRATTTTYAYTLGFVTEEQGPKPDLDGRTHLLTDFPLSAAAGKEIFANYEGHFEEGLQLVIAGVEVTYLGARGTARSTPTGPRFE; translated from the coding sequence GTGAACACGGAACGCCGAGCCCCCCTCGACCGCCGCCGAGTCGCCGCCACCGCGCTGGAGCTCCTGAACGAGACCGGACTGCACGGCCTGACCCTGCGGGCCATCGCCAAGGAGCTGGACGTCAAGGCGCCGGCCCTCTACTGGCACTTCAAGGACAAGCAGGCCCTGCTGGACGAGATGGCGACCGAGATGTACCGCCGCATGGTCGCGGGCGCCGACCTGGACCCCGCCGACACCTGGCAGGAGCGTCTCCTGAAATCCAACCGCGGCCTGCGCACCGCCCTGCTCGGCTACCGCGACGGCGCCAAGGTCTTCAGCGGCTCCAGCTTCACCGGCATCGAGCACGCCGAGCAGATGGAGGACAACCTCCACCTGTTCACCACCGCGGGCTTCACCCTGAGCCAGGCGGTGAGGGCCACGACAACGACGTACGCGTACACCCTGGGCTTCGTCACAGAGGAACAGGGCCCCAAGCCCGACCTCGACGGCCGAACCCACCTACTGACCGACTTCCCGTTGTCGGCAGCGGCAGGCAAGGAGATCTTCGCGAACTACGAAGGTCACTTCGAGGAGGGCTTGCAGCTCGTCATAGCAGGGGTTGAGGTGACCTACCTAGGGGCGCGGGGAACTGCGCGATCAACCCCCACCGGCCCGCGCTTTGAGTGA
- a CDS encoding FAD-dependent oxidoreductase, which produces MDTAVLIVGAGPTGLALGVDLARRGVDALVVERAEKLFPGSRGKGLQPRTMEVFDDLGVLDAVREAGGTYPVGMIWQDGRRMGEHRMFDPAEATEDSPYNEGCMLPQWRTQEILHTRLRELGGRVEFGREVVSLEQDEDGVTVGFRAGGPLRARYVVAADGGRSAVRRALGIGMTGETVDPQPTLVADVRITGLDRDNWHIFPPSESHGFLAVCPLAGTEDFQVMAQFPEDAEVDLSPEGIRKTVAARSHLAPEDVTEVRWASDFRPRAALADAFRSGRVFLAGDAAHIHSPAGGQGLNTSVQDAYNLGWKLGAVVAGSADAGLLDTYEEERRPIAAQMLAVSTGVHRGEVRRGEATRQLGLGYRDSSLTEETRPAPGPLRAGDRAPDGMLDGVRLFDSFRGPHWTLVAVGVEAPEVPESVQVVSGAEQPSYGTGLFLVRPDGYVGWAGEAAGELPAYLARLGV; this is translated from the coding sequence ATGGATACTGCTGTTTTGATCGTGGGTGCTGGTCCGACCGGGCTTGCCCTCGGCGTCGACCTCGCGCGGCGCGGGGTGGACGCGCTGGTGGTGGAGCGGGCGGAGAAGCTGTTCCCGGGCTCGCGCGGCAAGGGACTCCAGCCGCGGACGATGGAGGTCTTCGACGACCTGGGCGTGCTCGACGCCGTCCGGGAGGCGGGCGGGACCTATCCGGTCGGGATGATCTGGCAGGACGGGCGCCGGATGGGCGAGCACCGGATGTTCGACCCGGCCGAGGCGACCGAGGACTCGCCGTACAACGAGGGGTGCATGCTGCCGCAGTGGCGGACTCAGGAGATCCTCCACACCCGGCTGCGGGAGCTGGGCGGGCGGGTCGAGTTCGGGCGGGAGGTGGTCTCGCTGGAGCAGGACGAGGACGGGGTGACCGTCGGGTTCCGGGCGGGGGGTCCCCTGCGGGCGCGGTACGTGGTCGCCGCGGACGGGGGGCGGTCGGCCGTGCGGCGGGCCCTCGGGATCGGGATGACCGGGGAGACGGTCGATCCGCAGCCGACGCTGGTGGCGGACGTCCGGATCACCGGCCTCGACCGCGACAACTGGCACATCTTCCCGCCGTCCGAGAGCCACGGCTTCCTCGCCGTCTGCCCGCTCGCGGGCACGGAGGACTTCCAGGTGATGGCGCAGTTCCCGGAGGACGCCGAGGTGGACCTCTCCCCGGAGGGCATACGGAAGACGGTGGCCGCGCGCTCCCACCTCGCGCCCGAGGACGTGACGGAGGTGCGGTGGGCCTCGGACTTCCGGCCCCGGGCCGCGCTGGCGGACGCCTTCCGGTCCGGCCGGGTCTTCCTCGCCGGGGACGCGGCGCACATCCACTCCCCGGCCGGCGGTCAGGGCCTGAACACCAGCGTCCAGGACGCCTACAACCTGGGGTGGAAGCTGGGGGCGGTGGTGGCGGGGTCGGCCGATGCCGGGCTCCTGGACACCTACGAGGAGGAGCGGCGGCCCATCGCCGCGCAGATGCTGGCGGTGTCCACCGGAGTGCATCGCGGTGAGGTGCGCCGCGGGGAGGCGACCCGGCAACTGGGGCTCGGCTACCGCGACTCGTCCCTCACCGAGGAGACACGCCCCGCGCCGGGGCCTCTCCGGGCGGGCGACCGCGCACCTGACGGCATGCTGGACGGCGTACGGCTGTTCGACTCGTTCCGGGGGCCGCACTGGACGCTGGTCGCGGTGGGCGTCGAGGCGCCGGAGGTGCCCGAGTCGGTGCAGGTGGTGAGCGGCGCGGAGCAACCGTCGTACGGGACGGGGCTGTTCCTCGTGCGGCCGGACGGCTATGTGGGCTGGGCCGGCGAGGCGGCCGGTGAACTGCCCGCCTATCTCGCCCGGCTCGGGGTCTAG
- the leuE gene encoding leucine efflux protein LeuE, with amino-acid sequence MFGVIDLPTYLAGLILIVLLPGPNSLYVLSVAARKGVRAGYTAAAGVFCGDTVLMTLSAAGVASLLQTNAVLFGIVKYAGAGYLTWLAVGMLRAAWGMWRARRESALEETSAPAPDERPYRRAFVVSLLNPKAILFFVAFFVQFVDPGYAYPALSFVVLGVLAQIASALYLSALIFGGTRLSAAFRRRKRLSAGATSAAGALFLGFAVKLSLAGS; translated from the coding sequence ATGTTCGGTGTCATCGACCTCCCCACCTATCTCGCGGGCCTGATCCTGATCGTCCTGCTGCCCGGGCCCAACTCGCTGTATGTGCTGTCCGTGGCCGCCCGCAAGGGCGTTCGGGCCGGGTACACCGCCGCGGCCGGGGTGTTCTGCGGGGACACCGTGCTGATGACGCTGTCCGCGGCCGGAGTCGCCTCGCTGCTCCAGACCAACGCCGTGCTGTTCGGCATCGTGAAGTACGCCGGTGCCGGCTATCTGACCTGGCTGGCCGTCGGCATGCTGCGGGCGGCCTGGGGGATGTGGCGGGCGCGGCGCGAGTCGGCCCTCGAGGAGACTTCGGCCCCGGCCCCCGACGAGCGGCCCTACCGACGGGCCTTCGTCGTCAGCCTCCTCAACCCCAAGGCGATCCTGTTCTTCGTCGCCTTCTTCGTGCAGTTCGTCGATCCCGGATACGCCTACCCGGCGCTCTCCTTCGTCGTGCTCGGCGTGCTGGCCCAGATCGCCAGCGCCCTGTACCTGAGCGCTCTGATATTCGGCGGCACGAGACTCTCCGCCGCCTTCCGCCGCCGCAAGCGCCTGTCGGCGGGGGCGACCTCGGCGGCCGGCGCACTGTTCCTCGGCTTCGCCGTGAAGCTGTCGCTGGCGGGTTCCTAG
- a CDS encoding acyl-CoA mutase large subunit family protein — MARESESGLPIEPVYGPDDLAGWDAAEKLGAPGQYPFTRGVYPSMYTGRPWTMRQYAGFGTATESNARYKQLIANGTMGLSVAFDLPTQMGHDSDAPIAHGEVGKVGVAIDSVEDMRVLFGGIPLDKVSTSMTINAPAALLLLMYQLVGEEQGVSADKLTGTIQNDVLKEYIARGTYIFPPKPSLRLIADIFKYCKAEIPKWNTISISGYHMAEAGASPAQEIAFTLADGIEYVRTAVAAGMDVDDFAPRLSFFFVARTTILEEVAKFRAARRIWARVMRDEFGAKNPKSLMLRFHTQTAGVQLTAQQPEVNLVRVAVQGLAAVLGGTQSLHTNSFDEAIALPTDKSARLALRTQQVLAYETDVTATVDPFAGSYVIEKMTDEVEQVALELMHKVEELGGAVTAIEHGFQKNEIERSAYRIAQETDSGERVVVGVNRFQLEAEEPYEPLRVDPAIEAQQAERLAKLRAERDQETVDAALSALKKAAAGEDNVLYPMKDALRARATVGEVCNALREIWGTYVPSDAF; from the coding sequence ATGGCGCGCGAGTCGGAGTCCGGACTGCCCATCGAACCGGTCTACGGACCGGATGACCTTGCGGGCTGGGACGCCGCCGAGAAGCTCGGCGCACCGGGCCAGTACCCCTTCACCCGCGGCGTGTACCCGTCGATGTACACCGGCCGCCCCTGGACCATGCGCCAGTACGCCGGCTTCGGCACCGCGACCGAGTCCAACGCACGCTACAAGCAGCTGATCGCCAACGGCACCATGGGTCTGTCGGTCGCCTTCGACCTGCCCACCCAGATGGGCCACGACTCGGACGCGCCGATCGCGCACGGCGAGGTCGGCAAGGTCGGCGTCGCCATCGACTCGGTCGAGGACATGCGGGTGCTGTTCGGCGGGATCCCGCTGGACAAGGTCTCGACGTCGATGACCATCAACGCCCCGGCGGCCCTGCTGCTGCTCATGTATCAGCTGGTCGGCGAGGAGCAGGGCGTCAGCGCGGACAAGCTGACCGGCACGATCCAGAACGACGTGCTGAAGGAGTACATCGCGCGCGGGACGTACATCTTCCCGCCGAAGCCCTCCTTGCGCCTGATCGCCGACATCTTCAAGTACTGCAAGGCCGAGATCCCGAAGTGGAACACCATCTCGATCTCCGGCTACCACATGGCGGAGGCGGGCGCCTCTCCCGCGCAGGAGATCGCCTTCACCCTCGCCGACGGCATCGAGTACGTCCGCACTGCGGTCGCGGCGGGCATGGACGTCGACGACTTCGCCCCCCGGCTGTCCTTCTTCTTCGTGGCCCGTACGACGATCCTGGAGGAGGTCGCCAAGTTCCGCGCGGCCCGCCGGATCTGGGCCCGGGTGATGCGGGACGAGTTCGGCGCGAAGAACCCCAAGTCCCTGATGCTGCGCTTCCACACGCAGACCGCGGGCGTCCAGCTGACGGCCCAGCAGCCCGAGGTGAACCTGGTCCGGGTCGCGGTCCAGGGCCTCGCGGCGGTCCTCGGCGGCACCCAGTCGCTGCACACCAACTCCTTCGACGAGGCCATCGCGCTGCCGACGGACAAGTCGGCCCGGCTCGCCCTGCGCACCCAGCAGGTGCTGGCCTACGAGACCGATGTCACGGCGACGGTCGACCCCTTCGCGGGCTCCTACGTCATCGAGAAGATGACGGACGAGGTCGAGCAGGTGGCCCTGGAGCTGATGCACAAGGTCGAGGAACTCGGCGGCGCGGTCACCGCCATCGAACACGGCTTCCAGAAGAACGAGATCGAGCGCAGCGCGTACCGCATCGCCCAGGAGACCGACTCCGGCGAGCGGGTCGTCGTGGGCGTCAACCGCTTCCAGCTGGAAGCGGAGGAGCCCTACGAGCCGCTGCGCGTGGACCCCGCCATCGAGGCCCAGCAGGCGGAGCGGCTCGCCAAGCTCCGTGCCGAGCGCGACCAGGAGACGGTGGACGCGGCCCTGTCCGCCCTGAAGAAGGCGGCCGCGGGCGAGGACAACGTCCTGTACCCGATGAAGGACGCCCTGCGCGCCCGCGCGACGGTCGGCGAAGTCTGCAACGCCCTGCGGGAGATCTGGGGGACTTACGTGCCGTCGGACGCCTTCTGA
- a CDS encoding L,D-transpeptidase family protein, giving the protein MRRTAAALASAAVLAGCTVEAAGDDGRSPVRIDLPGDTPSASPDDAKPSPPAEKSEAPKPPEVLWSRGDTGRDVRELQARLRQVAWLYDGPTGTYDDLTERAVKGFQGKRGLPRTGKTDSVTWKRLLKMTSEPGKWDLYLMGGQPAAEPDPRCLTGRVLCIDKTSRTLRWMVDGRTLSTVAVRFGSEYTPTREGVFQVYWKSRHHHSTLYDSPMPYAMFFSGGQAVHYSSDFAARGYAGASHGCVNIRDEGAIAALFAQVRNGDKVVVSW; this is encoded by the coding sequence ATGAGGAGAACGGCCGCCGCGCTGGCCTCGGCGGCGGTGCTCGCGGGCTGCACGGTGGAAGCGGCGGGGGACGACGGGCGTTCGCCGGTCCGGATCGACCTGCCCGGCGACACGCCGTCCGCGTCACCGGACGACGCCAAGCCCTCGCCCCCCGCCGAGAAATCCGAGGCGCCGAAGCCGCCCGAGGTCCTCTGGTCGCGCGGTGACACCGGCCGGGACGTCCGGGAGCTCCAGGCCCGGCTGCGCCAGGTCGCCTGGCTCTACGACGGCCCCACGGGGACGTACGACGATCTCACCGAGCGGGCGGTCAAGGGGTTCCAGGGCAAGCGGGGGCTGCCGAGGACGGGGAAGACGGACTCCGTCACCTGGAAGCGGTTGCTGAAGATGACCTCGGAGCCCGGCAAATGGGATCTGTATCTGATGGGCGGACAGCCCGCCGCCGAGCCCGATCCGCGCTGTCTGACCGGCCGGGTGCTGTGCATCGACAAGACGAGCCGCACCCTGCGCTGGATGGTCGACGGCCGGACCCTGTCCACCGTGGCGGTGCGCTTCGGCTCCGAGTACACCCCGACCCGGGAGGGCGTGTTCCAGGTGTACTGGAAGTCCCGCCACCACCACTCCACGCTCTACGACTCGCCGATGCCGTACGCGATGTTCTTCAGCGGGGGCCAGGCCGTGCACTACTCGTCCGACTTCGCGGCCCGCGGCTATGCGGGTGCCTCGCACGGCTGCGTCAACATTCGGGACGAGGGGGCCATCGCGGCGCTGTTCGCGCAGGTGAGGAACGGCGACAAGGTCGTCGTCTCCTGGTGA
- a CDS encoding RNA polymerase sigma factor, with amino-acid sequence MLGDDAQLTAALLAAQDGDETAFRTVYRSVHPRLLGYVRTLVGDPDAEDVASEAWLQIARDLDRFSGDADRFRGWAARIARNRALDHIRMRGRRPAIGGDETELTGRAAESDTAGEAIEALATDSTLSLIARLPQDQAEAVVLRVVVGLDAKTAAETLGKRPGAVRTAAHRGLKRLAELIGDRPEADPESGGSLDAMPPQREPRGRTVTSASVTPSVTHTRARTQKDV; translated from the coding sequence GTGCTGGGGGACGACGCGCAGCTGACCGCCGCGCTGCTTGCGGCACAGGACGGGGACGAGACCGCGTTCCGGACTGTGTACCGCTCGGTGCATCCACGGCTGCTCGGATACGTACGGACGCTGGTCGGCGACCCGGACGCCGAGGACGTGGCGTCGGAGGCCTGGCTCCAGATCGCCCGGGACCTGGACCGCTTCAGCGGGGACGCGGACCGCTTCCGCGGCTGGGCCGCACGAATAGCCCGCAACCGCGCGCTGGACCACATACGCATGCGCGGCCGCCGCCCCGCGATCGGCGGCGACGAGACGGAACTGACCGGCCGGGCCGCCGAGTCCGACACCGCGGGCGAGGCCATCGAGGCGCTGGCCACCGACAGCACCCTCTCCCTGATCGCCCGGCTCCCGCAGGACCAGGCCGAGGCCGTCGTGCTCAGGGTGGTGGTGGGCCTCGACGCGAAGACCGCCGCCGAGACGCTGGGCAAGCGTCCGGGCGCGGTGCGTACGGCGGCGCACCGGGGTCTGAAGCGCCTCGCCGAACTTATCGGCGACCGTCCGGAGGCCGATCCGGAATCGGGCGGCAGCCTCGACGCGATGCCGCCCCAGCGAGAACCTCGTGGACGCACGGTGACGTCCGCGAGTGTGACGCCGAGTGTGACGCATACGCGTGCGCGGACGCAGAAGGATGTGTGA
- a CDS encoding RNA polymerase sigma factor translates to MGQGAEPRRGHAHDGELGTAVARAQEGDEVAFAVAYRLVQPGLLGYLRGIVGDDAEDVASDAWLEISRDLGRFKGDGAGFRGWSATIARHRALDHLRRQRVRPRATATEQDVLDLPGPHSTHEQALESISTEYALELVRALPRDQAEAVLLRVVVGLDGPAAARVLGKRPGAVRTAAYRGLKRLAVQLGAESGVTDDGPRTLGESK, encoded by the coding sequence TTGGGCCAGGGAGCGGAACCCCGTCGCGGGCACGCGCACGACGGGGAGCTGGGTACGGCCGTGGCGCGGGCGCAGGAGGGCGACGAGGTGGCCTTCGCGGTCGCCTACCGGCTCGTGCAGCCCGGGCTCCTCGGTTATCTGCGCGGCATCGTCGGCGACGACGCCGAGGACGTGGCCTCCGACGCCTGGTTGGAGATATCCCGGGACCTCGGCCGGTTCAAGGGTGACGGCGCGGGCTTCCGGGGGTGGAGCGCGACCATAGCCCGGCACCGGGCGCTGGACCATCTGCGACGGCAGCGGGTACGGCCCCGGGCGACGGCGACCGAGCAGGACGTACTCGACCTGCCCGGACCGCACAGCACGCACGAGCAGGCGCTGGAGTCGATCTCCACCGAGTACGCGCTGGAACTGGTCCGCGCGCTGCCGCGGGACCAGGCCGAGGCGGTGCTGCTGCGGGTGGTCGTCGGACTCGACGGCCCGGCCGCGGCCCGGGTCCTGGGCAAGCGCCCCGGCGCGGTGCGCACTGCCGCGTACCGGGGTCTGAAGCGCCTGGCGGTGCAGTTGGGCGCGGAGAGCGGTGTGACGGATGACGGCCCCCGCACGCTGGGGGAGTCGAAATGA
- a CDS encoding FG-GAP-like repeat-containing protein — protein MSPRRTHAYKPLSLKRRAWLTVGAVVLSGAGVVTYAMADQSSQSDDKAAERGPSVHTLKLENKGGGRKGLAKRDTEQFSAVVVTWDDPEATTKGTPEVRTRDVETGDWSPWRQVVLDPSQADGKEAERAALRGGTESVWTGASDGVEVRVVNADGTEVGGQPAGMDVKLLDPGTDPEGDLDPAAFVAETPTPTETASPTETSTPTETVSATPTESDPASPTATTSESPTDSGSPTATPTPTPTVPEARPSTVVKPPIITQAEWGASTKYNGTPEYGTDIKAAVIHHTGVDTDNKLSCAESRARMRTIQQGHLGQGWFDVGYNFVVDKCGQIFEGRSGGMDLPVIGAHDAGFNTDTLGISYIGNFETAKPTKAALDAIARVVAWKFGMYGIDPTGKVTLTSRAPLNYSGNKVAEGTSITLPRVFGHRDTNATACPGANLYPKVSGIATLAKTPGISHALATADVNRDGVSDLVAGTPKANRVTVVPGSIDGPAPASRIGFTQNTAGVPGTSESGDAFGTATAWGDVNGDGHADLAIGSPGEDDTSGNADRGQVTVLYGPALNTGFSYTTTGVTAAGAKLGSAVTVGDFNGDGKADVFSAGTGKGGTYNVRLTGGSTTYGSLTTATGAIAYLDAATGDFNRDGYSDVALNYRDTGGIGRVVRFAGSANGLTKAGVLSVKGGRSVAVGDFNGNGYDDLVIGQPVASESGAVSGGQITMLFGTSTGFTTTGMKVIHQDTSGVPDTNESGDAFGISVSAGDYNADGYADVLTGARNEDLTRSGVSYANAGAVALVKGSSTGLTGSGAVAISQDTTSVPGAAEAGDLFGTSVSLTDLSGFGRADLTIGADGEDGTDGVLLHIPSNSTGLGYGDSVIYSKTALGTPTDGGLGQVLAP, from the coding sequence TTGAGTCCTCGAAGGACCCATGCGTACAAGCCGCTCAGTCTTAAACGGCGGGCCTGGCTGACCGTCGGAGCGGTCGTCCTGAGCGGCGCGGGAGTCGTCACGTATGCGATGGCGGACCAGTCCTCGCAGTCCGACGACAAGGCCGCCGAGCGCGGTCCGTCGGTGCACACCCTGAAGCTGGAGAACAAGGGCGGCGGCCGCAAGGGCCTCGCCAAGCGGGACACCGAGCAGTTCAGCGCCGTCGTGGTGACCTGGGACGACCCCGAGGCGACGACCAAGGGCACGCCCGAGGTGCGCACCCGGGACGTCGAGACCGGCGATTGGTCGCCGTGGCGTCAGGTGGTCCTGGACCCGAGCCAGGCCGACGGCAAGGAGGCCGAGCGGGCCGCCCTGCGCGGCGGTACCGAGTCGGTGTGGACCGGTGCGTCCGACGGTGTCGAGGTGCGGGTGGTGAACGCCGACGGCACCGAGGTCGGCGGCCAGCCCGCCGGTATGGACGTCAAGCTGCTCGACCCGGGCACCGACCCCGAGGGCGACCTGGACCCGGCCGCGTTCGTGGCGGAGACGCCGACGCCGACGGAGACCGCATCGCCGACAGAGACCTCCACGCCCACGGAGACCGTGTCCGCCACGCCGACCGAGTCGGACCCGGCCTCGCCCACGGCGACCACCTCCGAGTCGCCCACCGACTCCGGCTCACCGACGGCGACGCCGACCCCGACTCCCACCGTCCCGGAGGCCCGCCCCTCCACGGTCGTCAAGCCACCGATCATCACGCAGGCCGAGTGGGGCGCGTCGACGAAGTACAACGGCACGCCGGAGTACGGCACCGACATCAAGGCCGCCGTCATCCACCACACCGGCGTCGACACCGACAACAAGCTGTCCTGCGCCGAGTCCAGGGCCCGGATGCGCACGATCCAGCAGGGCCACCTCGGCCAGGGCTGGTTCGATGTCGGCTACAACTTCGTCGTCGACAAGTGCGGCCAGATCTTCGAGGGCCGCAGCGGCGGCATGGACCTGCCGGTGATCGGTGCGCACGACGCCGGTTTCAACACCGACACGCTCGGCATCTCCTACATCGGCAACTTCGAGACGGCCAAGCCCACCAAGGCCGCCCTCGACGCCATCGCCCGGGTCGTCGCCTGGAAGTTCGGCATGTACGGCATCGACCCGACCGGCAAGGTCACGCTGACCTCGCGCGCGCCGCTGAACTACAGCGGCAACAAGGTCGCCGAGGGCACGAGCATCACGCTGCCGCGCGTCTTCGGCCACCGGGACACCAACGCCACGGCCTGCCCCGGCGCCAACCTGTACCCCAAGGTGAGCGGCATCGCCACGCTGGCCAAGACCCCGGGCATCTCGCACGCCCTGGCCACCGCCGACGTGAACCGTGACGGCGTCAGCGACCTGGTCGCCGGCACCCCGAAGGCCAACCGCGTCACCGTGGTCCCGGGCAGCATCGACGGGCCCGCCCCGGCGTCCCGGATCGGCTTCACGCAGAACACCGCCGGCGTCCCCGGCACCTCCGAGTCCGGCGACGCCTTCGGCACCGCGACCGCCTGGGGCGACGTCAACGGCGACGGTCACGCCGACCTCGCGATCGGCTCGCCCGGCGAGGACGACACCAGCGGCAACGCCGACCGCGGCCAGGTCACAGTGCTGTACGGGCCTGCCCTCAACACCGGTTTCTCGTACACCACGACCGGCGTCACAGCGGCCGGCGCCAAGCTCGGTTCGGCCGTCACCGTCGGCGACTTCAACGGCGACGGCAAGGCGGACGTCTTCTCGGCCGGCACCGGCAAGGGCGGCACGTACAACGTCCGGCTGACCGGCGGTTCGACGACGTACGGCAGCCTCACCACCGCCACCGGCGCGATCGCCTACCTGGACGCCGCGACCGGTGACTTCAACCGGGACGGCTACTCCGACGTCGCCCTCAACTACCGGGACACCGGCGGCATCGGCCGGGTGGTCCGCTTCGCGGGCTCGGCGAACGGCCTGACCAAGGCCGGGGTGCTGTCGGTCAAGGGTGGCCGGTCCGTCGCGGTCGGCGACTTCAACGGCAACGGCTACGACGACCTCGTCATCGGCCAGCCGGTCGCCTCGGAGTCCGGTGCCGTCTCCGGCGGCCAGATCACCATGCTGTTCGGCACCTCGACCGGCTTCACCACCACCGGCATGAAGGTCATCCACCAGGACACCTCGGGCGTCCCCGACACCAACGAGTCCGGCGACGCCTTCGGCATCTCCGTCTCGGCCGGTGACTACAACGCCGACGGCTACGCCGACGTCCTGACCGGCGCCCGCAACGAGGACCTCACCCGCAGCGGCGTCAGCTACGCCAACGCGGGCGCCGTGGCCCTGGTCAAGGGCTCCTCGACGGGGCTGACCGGCTCCGGCGCGGTGGCGATCTCGCAGGACACCACGAGCGTCCCCGGCGCCGCGGAGGCGGGCGACCTGTTCGGTACGTCCGTGTCGCTGACCGACCTGTCCGGCTTCGGCCGTGCCGACCTCACGATCGGCGCCGACGGCGAGGACGGCACGGACGGCGTCCTGCTGCACATCCCGAGCAACAGCACCGGCCTCGGCTACGGCGACTCGGTGATCTACAGCAAGACCGCCCTCGGCACGCCGACCGACGGCGGGCTCGGACAGGTGCTGGCGCCGTAG